The following proteins come from a genomic window of Macaca fascicularis isolate 582-1 chromosome 8, T2T-MFA8v1.1:
- the CYRIB gene encoding CYFIP-related Rac1 interactor B isoform X4: MTNPAIQNDFSYYRRTLSRMRINNVPAEGENEVNNELANRMSLFYAEATPMLKTLSDATTKFVSENKNLPIENTTDCLSTMASVCRVMLETPEYRSRFTNEETVSFCLRVMVGVIILYDHVHPVGAFAKTSKIDMKGCIKVLKDQPPNSVEGLLNALRYTTKHLNDETTSKQIKSMLQ; the protein is encoded by the exons ATGACAAATCCTGCCATACAGAATGATTTCAGCTATTATAGAAGAACATTGAGTCGTATGAGGATTAACAATGTACCG gcagaaggagaaaatgaagtaaataatGAATTGGCAAATCGAATGTCTTTGTTTTATGCTGAGGCAACTCCAATGCTGAAAACCTTGAGTGATGCCACAACAAAATTTGTGTCAGAG AATAAAAATTTACCAATAGAAAATACCACAGATTGTTTAAGCACCATGGCTAGTGTATGCAGAGTCATGCTGGAAACACC GGAATACAGAAGCAGATTTACAAATGAAGAGACAGTGTCATTCTGCTTGAGGGTAATGGTGGGCGTCATAATACTCTATGACCACGTACATCCAGTGGGAGCATTTGCTAAAACTTCCAAAATTGAT atgaAAGGTTGTATCAAAGTTCTTAAGGACCAGCCTCCTAATAGTGTAGAAGGTCTTCTAAATGCTCTCAG gTACACAACAAAACATTTGAATGATGAGACTACCTCCAAGCAAATTAAATCCATGCTGCAATAA
- the CYRIB gene encoding CYFIP-related Rac1 interactor B isoform X3, with protein MQKASWRTCNHTEELATKYERMLTWHCFRSDSSEMSMKGKTAFHKQAIQHPADEKLQEKAWGAVVPLVGKLKKFYEFSQRLEAALRGLLGALTSTPYSPTQHLEREQALAKQFAEILHFTLRFDELKMTNPAIQNDFSYYRRTLSRMRINNVPAEGENEVNNELANRMSLFYAEATPMLKTLSDATTKFVSENKNLPIENTTDCLSTMASVCRVMLETPEYRSRFTNEETVSFCLRVMVGVIILYDHVHPVGAFAKTSKIDMKGCIKVLKDQPPNSVEGLLNALRYTTKHLNDETTSKQIKSMLQ; from the exons ATGCAGAAGGCATCTTGGAGGACTTGCAATCATACAGAGGAGCTGGCCACGAAATACGAGAG GATGCTCACTTGGCATTGTTTCAGAAGTGATAGCAGTGAAATGAGCATGAAAGGAAAAACTGCGTTCCATAAACAG GCAATCCAGCATCCAGCAGATGAGAAGTTGCAAGAGAAGGCATGGGGTGCAGTTGTTCCACTAGTAGgcaaattaaagaaattttatgaattttctcAGAGATTAG aagcaGCATTAAGAGGTCTTCTGGGAGCCTTAACAAGTACCCCATATTCTCCCACCCAGCATCTAGAGCGAGAGCAGGCTCTTGCTAAACAGTTTGCAGAAATTCTTCATTTCACACTCCGGTTTGATGAACTCAAG ATGACAAATCCTGCCATACAGAATGATTTCAGCTATTATAGAAGAACATTGAGTCGTATGAGGATTAACAATGTACCG gcagaaggagaaaatgaagtaaataatGAATTGGCAAATCGAATGTCTTTGTTTTATGCTGAGGCAACTCCAATGCTGAAAACCTTGAGTGATGCCACAACAAAATTTGTGTCAGAG AATAAAAATTTACCAATAGAAAATACCACAGATTGTTTAAGCACCATGGCTAGTGTATGCAGAGTCATGCTGGAAACACC GGAATACAGAAGCAGATTTACAAATGAAGAGACAGTGTCATTCTGCTTGAGGGTAATGGTGGGCGTCATAATACTCTATGACCACGTACATCCAGTGGGAGCATTTGCTAAAACTTCCAAAATTGAT atgaAAGGTTGTATCAAAGTTCTTAAGGACCAGCCTCCTAATAGTGTAGAAGGTCTTCTAAATGCTCTCAG gTACACAACAAAACATTTGAATGATGAGACTACCTCCAAGCAAATTAAATCCATGCTGCAATAA
- the CYRIB gene encoding CYFIP-related Rac1 interactor B isoform X2, with protein sequence MGNLIKVLTRDIDHNAAHFFLDFENAQPTESEKEIYNQVNVVLKDAEGILEDLQSYRGAGHEIREAIQHPADEKLQEKAWGAVVPLVGKLKKFYEFSQRLEAALRGLLGALTSTPYSPTQHLEREQALAKQFAEILHFTLRFDELKMTNPAIQNDFSYYRRTLSRMRINNVPAEGENEVNNELANRMSLFYAEATPMLKTLSDATTKFVSENKNLPIENTTDCLSTMASVCRVMLETPEYRSRFTNEETVSFCLRVMVGVIILYDHVHPVGAFAKTSKIDMKGCIKVLKDQPPNSVEGLLNALRYTTKHLNDETTSKQIKSMLQ encoded by the exons ATGGGTAATCTCATTAAGGTGCTAACCAGGGACATAGACCACAATGCAGCACATTTTTTCTTGGACTTTGAAA ATGCCCAGCCTACAGAGTCTGagaaggaaatttataatcaGGTGAATGTAGTATTAAAAGATGCAGAAGGCATCTTGGAGGACTTGCAATCATACAGAGGAGCTGGCCACGAAATACGAGAG GCAATCCAGCATCCAGCAGATGAGAAGTTGCAAGAGAAGGCATGGGGTGCAGTTGTTCCACTAGTAGgcaaattaaagaaattttatgaattttctcAGAGATTAG aagcaGCATTAAGAGGTCTTCTGGGAGCCTTAACAAGTACCCCATATTCTCCCACCCAGCATCTAGAGCGAGAGCAGGCTCTTGCTAAACAGTTTGCAGAAATTCTTCATTTCACACTCCGGTTTGATGAACTCAAG ATGACAAATCCTGCCATACAGAATGATTTCAGCTATTATAGAAGAACATTGAGTCGTATGAGGATTAACAATGTACCG gcagaaggagaaaatgaagtaaataatGAATTGGCAAATCGAATGTCTTTGTTTTATGCTGAGGCAACTCCAATGCTGAAAACCTTGAGTGATGCCACAACAAAATTTGTGTCAGAG AATAAAAATTTACCAATAGAAAATACCACAGATTGTTTAAGCACCATGGCTAGTGTATGCAGAGTCATGCTGGAAACACC GGAATACAGAAGCAGATTTACAAATGAAGAGACAGTGTCATTCTGCTTGAGGGTAATGGTGGGCGTCATAATACTCTATGACCACGTACATCCAGTGGGAGCATTTGCTAAAACTTCCAAAATTGAT atgaAAGGTTGTATCAAAGTTCTTAAGGACCAGCCTCCTAATAGTGTAGAAGGTCTTCTAAATGCTCTCAG gTACACAACAAAACATTTGAATGATGAGACTACCTCCAAGCAAATTAAATCCATGCTGCAATAA
- the CYRIB gene encoding CYFIP-related Rac1 interactor B isoform X1, giving the protein MGNLLKVLTCTDLEQGPNFFLDFENAQPTESEKEIYNQVNVVLKDAEGILEDLQSYRGAGHEIREAIQHPADEKLQEKAWGAVVPLVGKLKKFYEFSQRLEAALRGLLGALTSTPYSPTQHLEREQALAKQFAEILHFTLRFDELKMTNPAIQNDFSYYRRTLSRMRINNVPAEGENEVNNELANRMSLFYAEATPMLKTLSDATTKFVSENKNLPIENTTDCLSTMASVCRVMLETPEYRSRFTNEETVSFCLRVMVGVIILYDHVHPVGAFAKTSKIDMKGCIKVLKDQPPNSVEGLLNALRYTTKHLNDETTSKQIKSMLQ; this is encoded by the exons ATGGGGAATCTTCTTAAAGTTTTGACATGCACAGACCTTGAGCAGGGGCCAAattttttccttgattttgaAA ATGCCCAGCCTACAGAGTCTGagaaggaaatttataatcaGGTGAATGTAGTATTAAAAGATGCAGAAGGCATCTTGGAGGACTTGCAATCATACAGAGGAGCTGGCCACGAAATACGAGAG GCAATCCAGCATCCAGCAGATGAGAAGTTGCAAGAGAAGGCATGGGGTGCAGTTGTTCCACTAGTAGgcaaattaaagaaattttatgaattttctcAGAGATTAG aagcaGCATTAAGAGGTCTTCTGGGAGCCTTAACAAGTACCCCATATTCTCCCACCCAGCATCTAGAGCGAGAGCAGGCTCTTGCTAAACAGTTTGCAGAAATTCTTCATTTCACACTCCGGTTTGATGAACTCAAG ATGACAAATCCTGCCATACAGAATGATTTCAGCTATTATAGAAGAACATTGAGTCGTATGAGGATTAACAATGTACCG gcagaaggagaaaatgaagtaaataatGAATTGGCAAATCGAATGTCTTTGTTTTATGCTGAGGCAACTCCAATGCTGAAAACCTTGAGTGATGCCACAACAAAATTTGTGTCAGAG AATAAAAATTTACCAATAGAAAATACCACAGATTGTTTAAGCACCATGGCTAGTGTATGCAGAGTCATGCTGGAAACACC GGAATACAGAAGCAGATTTACAAATGAAGAGACAGTGTCATTCTGCTTGAGGGTAATGGTGGGCGTCATAATACTCTATGACCACGTACATCCAGTGGGAGCATTTGCTAAAACTTCCAAAATTGAT atgaAAGGTTGTATCAAAGTTCTTAAGGACCAGCCTCCTAATAGTGTAGAAGGTCTTCTAAATGCTCTCAG gTACACAACAAAACATTTGAATGATGAGACTACCTCCAAGCAAATTAAATCCATGCTGCAATAA